The following coding sequences lie in one Ostrea edulis chromosome 8, xbOstEdul1.1, whole genome shotgun sequence genomic window:
- the LOC125662055 gene encoding uncharacterized protein LOC125662055 has translation MMHVIWIAFLILGVRARFYQDCNLISSTLECKKTTFISPKITEIAVRELRSFNATDVNFPNLQVLRVEKSSVPCAILLERLRNVNVTVNGKDCERLHTSTLIWSTTAPTTVMALALTTLGILLYVYMYPPCKPNWLRHTRSTTASAPANSRPQTRSTTASTLGHKLARQLHPPPPTLDHRLAQQLHQLRPQTGSTTTSAPVNSRPQTRSTTGSVPANSRSQTLKFLCVVYILSMLYSVTLITSRPQTRFAI, from the exons ATGATGCATGTAATTTGGATAGCTTTCTTAATTTTGGGGGTACGTGCGAGATTTTACCAAGATTGCAACCTTATCTCCAGCACTTTAGAGTGTAAAAAGACCACCTTCATCTCCCCTAAAATTACAGAGATTGCTGTTAGAGAATTGCGTAGTTTCAACGCAACTGATGTGAACTTTCCAAATTTGCAAGTGTTGAGAGTGGAAAAATCAAGTGTCCCTTGCGCAATACTGCTGGAAAGACTGCGCAATGTAAATGTTACAGTGAATGGAAAGGACTGTGAAAGG ttacaCACAAGCACATTGATTTGGTCAACAACTGCACCAACAACCGTCATGGCTCTTGCACTGACTACTCTAG GGATCTTActttatgtgtatatgtatccACCATGTAAACCTAATTGGTTACGTCACACACGCTCGACAACTGCATCCGCCCCTGCCAACTCTCGACCACAGACTCGCTCAACAACTGCATCAACTCTCGGCCACAAACTGGCTCGACAACTACATCCGCCCCCGCCAACTCTCGACCACAGACTCGCTCAACAACTGCATCAACTCCGGCCACAAACTGGCTCGACAACTACATCCGCCCCCGTCAACTCTCGTCCACAGACTCGCTCGACAACTGGATCCGTCCCCGCCAACTCTCGGTCACAGACTCTTAAGTTTCTATGTGTagtgtatattttatcaatgttGTATTCTGTTACACTGATTACCTCTCGGCCACAGACTCGTTTTGCCATTTAA
- the LOC125663113 gene encoding uncharacterized protein K02A2.6-like codes for MGLIQKIGSVIEHQGTMKGDTVKIVLRSDAQPYCVTTARRIPFALMPKVKAELDKLENDGIIRKINEPTDWCAPIVPATKKNGDVRICIDLKRLNEAVKREYYMLPNLDDISPKLSEATIFSKLDAASGFHQLKLHEDSQKLTTFITPFGRYCYTRVPFGISSAPEIFQRRMGEVLSGLEGVESIIDDVIYGSSRNEHDRRLKAALDRIRDAGIKLNPNKCEYRKEKIEYFGHIISKDGVQPSPERVRSILDLPPPTNISELRRIIGMINYLGRFVPDLSSIMNPINNLLKSDTAWTWDESQQSTFDRVKKLITEAPVLAFYDMTRPTIVSADASSFGIGAALFQVVDGETKPIAFASRTLTEAERKYAQIEKECLAGVWPCEKFDRYLMGIGSFELITDHKPLVPLINTQDLNKAPLRCQRLLMRLRRYNVVAKHVPGKQLVVPDTLSRSPLNISDQSNTVEDVTAYVASVVNTKPLSDKKLEEIRNETSSDPILPDVMRYTMQGWPQKENSLYAELKPYFAPRFEFSVSDGILFYRDRLVIPESLRADVLAAIHTGHLGLNKSRERAKSSVWWPGLSSDLEHLIRCCEFCNTNRPSQRSEPLKTTQLPSRPWVRVGADLCELQGKNYLVVMDYFSRYLEIAYLDNITSNHVVGKLKNMFARWGIPEELVSDNGGQFSSKSFRQFSIDYGFHHTFSSPHYPQANGEAESAVKVAKRILKQPDVFLALMAYRSTPVHATGTSPSELIMGRKIRTTVPICSDQLEPGWLDLGKVREKDRQSKHRMRVNFNRMHGARTLKPLYVGDRVRVKTDKEKSWDEAGIVTSADYANRSYFVKTLSGDLRRNRKHLLHVNDEMQDSSVPSDFQCSSAMEPEIPMGNQNSEESLCTETTTPLTNETPSVPVTNIPQSSTPPATVRRSGREIKRPKYLSDYLL; via the coding sequence ATGGGTCTCATTCAGAAGATAGGAAGTGTCATAGAACATCAAGGTACTATGAAAGGTGACACAGTGAAAATTGTTCTCCGATCTGATGCGCAACCGTATTGTGTTACGACTGCTCGACGAATACCGTTCGCTCTTATGCCGAAAGTGAAAGCAGAACTCGACAAACTAGAAAATGATGGTATCATTCGTAAAATTAATGAACCTACTGACTGGTGTGCACCAATTGTTCCAGCAACAAAGAAAAACGGTGATGTGCGTATTTGCATCGATCTGAAGCGTCTTAACGAAGCCGTTAAACGTGAGTACTACATGCTACCGAATCTGGACGATATCTCTCCGAAATTAAGCGAAGCGACCATATTCTCTAAATTGGATGCAGCATCAGGATTTCATCAACTTAAACTGCACGAGGACAGTCAAAAATTGACTACATTTATTACTCCTTTTGGAAGGTACTGTTACACGCGCGTACCGTTCGGAATCTCGTCAGCACCCGAGATATTCCAAAGGCGCATGGGAGAAGTACTATCTGGGTTGGAAGGCGTAGAGTCGATAATAGATGACGTCATCTATGGATCTTCACGCAATGAACACGACCGCAGATTAAAAGCAGCATTGGATCGTATTAGAGATGCAGGGATCAAGCTAAATCCCAACAAGTGCGAATATCGAAAGgagaaaattgaatattttggaCACATCATCTCGAAAGATGGTGTTCAACCTAGTCCAGAACGTGTGCGCTCTATTCTGGATTTGCCACCACCGACTAACATCAGTGAGTTGCGTCGTATTATCGGGATGATCAATTATCTTGGTCGATTTGTTCCTGATCTATCCAGTATCATGAACCCTATCAATAATCTGTTAAAATCAGACACAGCGTGGACTTGGGATGAATCTCAGCAAAGTACGTTTGACCGTGTGAAGAAACTCATTACAGAAGCGCCAGTACTTGCATTTTACGATATGACTCGACCCACTATCGTTAGTGCGGATGCAAGTAGTTTCGGTATCGGTGCAGCGCTATTTCAAGTTGTGGATGGAGAGACTAAACCAATCGCATTTGCGTCTCGCACACTTACCGAGGCAGAGCGTAAATATGCGCAAATTGAGAAGGAATGTTTGGCCGGAGTGTGGCCATGCGAGAAATTCGACCGATACCTCATGGGAATTGGATCATTCGAACTGATTACGGACCATAAGCCGTTAGTACCGCTGATTAATACTCAAGATCTCAATAAAGCGCCATTGAGATGCCAGAGATTACTGATGAGATTACGTAGGTACAATGTCGTAGCGAAACATGTTCCAGGAAAACAGCTCGTGGTTCCGGATACGCTTTCGAGAAGTCCTCTCAATATCAGTGATCAAAGCAATACTGTTGAAGATGTTACCGCATACGTAGCGTCCGTGGTCAATACGAAACCATTATCAGATAAGAAATTGGAAGAAATTCGTAACGAAACATCTTCAGATCCTATTTTACCTGACGTCATGAGATACACTATGCAAGGTTGGCCGCAAAAAGAAAATTCATTGTATGCGGAGTTGAAACCATATTTCGCGCCAAGATTCGAATTCTCAGTGTCTGATGGTATACTGTTCTATAGAGACAGACTAGTGATTCCAGAATCCCTGAGAGCTGATGTACTCGCAGCGATACATACAGGCCATTTGGGACTGAACAAGTCAAGAGAGCGTGCAAAGTCATCAGTATGGTGGCCTGGATTATCAAGTGATTTGGAACATTTGATCAGGTGTTGCGAGTTTTGTAATACCAACCGTCCGTCACAGCGTAGTGAGCCACTTAAAACTACTCAGCTTCCTAGTCGTCCCTGGGTAAGGGTTGGAGCTGATCTTTGCGAATTACAGGGCAAAAATTACCTTGTAGTGATGGATTACTTTTCTCGGTATTTGGAGATTGCCTACCTGGACAATATCACAAGTAATCACGTAGTTGGCAAATTAAAGAATATGTTTGCCAGATGGGGCATACCCGAGGAACTTGTTAGTGATAACGGTGGACAGTTCAGTTCGAAATCATTCAGACAGTTTTCGATTGATTATGGATTTCATCATACATTCTCCAGTCCTCATTATCCTCAAGCAAATGGAGAGGCAGAGAGTGCGGTTAAAGTAGCCAAACGAATACTCAAACAGCCGGATGTATTTCTAGCCCTAATGGCTTACCGCAGTACCCCCGTACATGCGACAGGTACTAGTCCATCTGAACTCATCATGGGACGTAAAATCAGAACTACCGTTCCGATTTGTTCTGACCAACTAGAGCCTGGATGGCTGGACCTAGGAAAAGTTAGGGAAAAGGACAGACAATCCAAACACAGGATGCGTGTAAACTTCAATCGTATGCATGGAGCTCGCACTTTAAAACCACTTTACGTAGGTGACCGTGTTAGGGTGAAAACTGATAAAGAAAAGTCTTGGGATGAGGCAGGAATCGTCACATCTGCTGATTACGCGAACCGCTCATACTTTGTGAAAACTCTCAGTGGAGACCTCAGGAGAAATCGTAAGCACTTGCTTCATGTCAATGATGAAATGCAAGATTCATCTGTGCCAAGTGATTTTCAGTGTTCTTCCGCTATGGAACCGGAAATTCCGATGGGGAACCAGAATTCAGAGGAATCGCTGTGTACCGAAACAACCACACCACTTACCAATGAAACTCCGAGTGTACCTGTTACGAACATTCCACAGAGTAGCACTCCACCAGCTACCGTAAGGCGTAGTGGTCGCGAAATAAAACGCCCCAAATACCTAAGTGACTATTTGCTGTGA